A window from Chitinophaga filiformis encodes these proteins:
- the miaB gene encoding tRNA (N6-isopentenyl adenosine(37)-C2)-methylthiotransferase MiaB: MLEQVTKVHDESRQGEAYSSLDGETQTYTKKFYIESYGCQMNFNDSEIVASILREEGFGPTRNVEEASLVLLNTCSIREKAETTVRKRLTEFKKIKQRNPELLVGVLGCMAERLKAKLLEEEKLVDMVVGPDAYRTLPALIEEAETGQKAVNVLLSREETYGDINPVRLDSNGVTAFVSIMRGCNNMCSFCVVPFTRGRERSRDVASILQEATDLFNRGYREVTLLGQNVDSYYWVDPQDASVVTTFANLLERVALISPLLRVRFSTSHPKDITDEVLFTMAKYENICKYIHLPMQSGSTRILQLMNRTYTREWYIKKVDRIREILPDCALSTDVITGFCTETEEDHQDTMSLMDYARYDLAYMFYYSERPGTLAARRYQDDVPEEVKKRRLAEVVELHRGQSLRSMQQDVGKTFKVLIEGTSKRSEDHLFGRTDHNKVVIFPKEDYRKGEYVWVKVDDCTAGTLLGTSTGRV, translated from the coding sequence ATGCTGGAACAGGTTACAAAAGTGCATGACGAAAGTCGCCAGGGTGAAGCTTACTCCTCCCTGGACGGAGAAACACAGACTTATACCAAGAAATTCTATATAGAGAGCTACGGTTGCCAGATGAACTTTAACGACAGTGAGATCGTCGCGTCCATCCTCAGGGAAGAAGGCTTTGGCCCCACCCGCAATGTGGAAGAGGCCAGCCTGGTACTGCTCAATACCTGCTCTATCAGGGAAAAGGCGGAAACAACCGTACGTAAACGACTAACAGAATTTAAGAAAATAAAACAACGTAACCCGGAGTTGCTGGTGGGCGTGCTCGGATGTATGGCTGAGCGCCTGAAGGCCAAACTGCTGGAAGAAGAAAAGCTGGTGGACATGGTAGTAGGCCCTGATGCTTACAGGACCCTGCCCGCGCTGATCGAAGAGGCGGAAACCGGCCAGAAAGCAGTGAACGTATTGCTTAGCCGTGAAGAAACCTATGGTGACATCAACCCTGTCCGGCTGGACAGCAATGGCGTGACCGCTTTTGTGTCCATCATGCGGGGTTGTAACAATATGTGCTCCTTCTGCGTGGTGCCTTTCACCCGTGGCCGTGAGCGCAGCAGAGACGTAGCGTCTATCCTGCAGGAAGCCACAGACCTGTTCAACAGGGGCTACCGCGAGGTGACCCTCCTGGGACAGAACGTGGACTCCTACTACTGGGTTGACCCGCAGGATGCATCTGTTGTGACCACCTTTGCCAATCTGCTCGAGCGCGTCGCACTTATCAGCCCATTGCTCAGGGTACGTTTCAGCACCTCCCATCCGAAAGACATTACCGATGAAGTGCTGTTCACTATGGCGAAGTACGAGAACATTTGCAAATACATTCACCTGCCTATGCAAAGCGGCAGCACCCGTATACTGCAACTGATGAACCGTACCTATACCCGTGAATGGTATATCAAAAAAGTAGACCGCATCCGTGAAATACTACCTGACTGCGCCCTGTCCACGGATGTCATCACCGGCTTCTGCACAGAAACCGAAGAAGACCACCAGGACACCATGAGCCTGATGGACTATGCCAGATACGACCTCGCCTACATGTTCTACTATTCCGAACGCCCCGGTACACTGGCTGCACGCCGTTACCAGGACGATGTGCCGGAAGAAGTGAAAAAACGCAGGCTGGCGGAAGTAGTAGAGCTGCACCGCGGACAATCGCTCAGAAGTATGCAGCAGGATGTGGGCAAAACGTTTAAAGTGCTGATCGAAGGCACCTCCAAACGCTCTGAAGATCATCTCTTCGGCAGAACAGATCATAACAAGGTGGTAATTTTCCCTAAAGAAGATTACCGTAAAGGTGAATATGTATGGGTGAAGGTGGATGATTGTACTGCCGGCACTTTATTGGGAACATCGACAGGGAGAGTATAA
- a CDS encoding response regulator transcription factor: protein MQLPVNVILADDHTLFADGIHSILQQVPNVTVLAIAANGQELMNLLRRHQPDIVILDINMPVLNGLEATKLIRQDYPGIRTIILSSYNDPHLVSLAGTYGADGYLLKTCNKEELLQAIRQVSKGKQCFPPMARMYQQETENPPFREFNLTRRETEILQLINQQLTNQQIATHLYLSIYTVETHRKNIMQKLQLKSPAALTRFLLEKGL, encoded by the coding sequence ATGCAGTTACCTGTTAACGTCATCCTTGCCGATGACCACACACTCTTTGCCGACGGTATCCATTCCATCCTTCAACAGGTCCCTAATGTGACCGTCCTGGCCATTGCCGCCAACGGTCAGGAGCTCATGAACCTCCTGCGCCGCCATCAACCCGATATCGTCATCCTGGACATTAACATGCCGGTCCTGAATGGCCTGGAGGCCACAAAGCTCATCCGCCAGGATTATCCCGGCATCCGGACGATCATCCTTTCCAGCTACAACGACCCCCACCTGGTTTCCCTGGCCGGCACCTATGGGGCTGACGGTTACCTGCTAAAAACCTGCAATAAGGAAGAACTGCTGCAAGCCATCAGGCAGGTCAGCAAAGGGAAACAATGCTTCCCTCCCATGGCCCGTATGTACCAGCAGGAAACGGAAAATCCGCCCTTCAGGGAGTTTAACCTCACCCGGCGGGAAACGGAGATCCTCCAGCTGATCAACCAGCAGCTCACTAATCAGCAGATAGCCACGCACCTGTACCTGAGCATCTATACCGTGGAAACCCACAGGAAGAACATTATGCAGAAACTCCAGCTCAAAAGTCCCGCTGCCCTCACCCGTTTTCTCCTGGAAAAAGGGCTGTAA
- a CDS encoding sensor histidine kinase, producing MSQELFMYLIPRTPAILGPVHSYSLQLTYTVTTYLVSSGILPLTCIWSAAVWIVVMMRRLDSYKMKQRELLLKLQEQQAMMANHELDIQEAERKRIAADIHDEIGGNLAAIRIYLQNLHYRTKQDEQKASNLLQLVDQTSQNVRRAAHNLVPPLFGNIPLTDILQSYFSLLNSSNILFHFCSNKYQACFDPRQELILYRIIMELTSNIIRHAKASAATIQLLYYPDYLEIVVEDDGVGLPVTPGRAQGLGLSGVRSRVKSLGGKLHLDSGISGTTFIIHIPVIPQHAVTC from the coding sequence ATGAGTCAGGAACTGTTCATGTACTTAATCCCCCGGACGCCGGCCATTTTAGGACCGGTACACAGTTATTCACTGCAACTTACTTATACCGTTACAACGTACCTGGTCTCTTCTGGTATCTTACCCCTTACCTGCATCTGGAGCGCAGCCGTATGGATAGTGGTCATGATGCGCAGGCTGGACAGCTATAAGATGAAACAGCGGGAGCTGTTGCTGAAACTGCAGGAGCAGCAGGCCATGATGGCCAACCATGAGCTGGACATCCAGGAGGCGGAGCGCAAACGGATAGCGGCCGATATCCATGATGAAATAGGCGGCAATCTGGCCGCCATCCGCATCTATCTGCAAAACCTGCATTACAGGACGAAGCAGGACGAGCAGAAAGCCAGCAACCTCCTGCAGCTGGTAGACCAGACCAGCCAGAACGTGCGCAGGGCCGCACATAACCTGGTGCCTCCCCTTTTTGGCAATATTCCACTTACTGATATACTACAATCTTACTTTTCGCTGCTCAACTCCTCCAATATCCTGTTCCATTTCTGCAGCAATAAATACCAGGCCTGCTTCGATCCCCGGCAGGAATTGATACTATACCGCATCATCATGGAACTGACCAGTAATATTATCAGGCATGCAAAGGCCTCCGCAGCTACTATCCAGCTGCTGTACTACCCCGATTACCTGGAAATAGTGGTGGAAGATGACGGGGTGGGGCTACCGGTCACCCCGGGCAGGGCACAGGGCCTGGGACTATCGGGCGTACGTAGCCGGGTAAAATCACTGGGCGGGAAGTTACACCTCGATTCAGGCATCTCCGGTACTACTTTTATCATTCACATCCCCGTAATTCCACAACATGCAGTTACCTGTTAA
- a CDS encoding histidine phosphatase family protein, giving the protein MTRIALIRHGSTAWNKEGKMQGSTDIPLDTEGLEQARKLAIRLSDEHWDLIYTSQLSRARQTGEIIAAGLGITDVRQDRRLMEVSGGQTEGTTEADRIARWGAGWRQLELGMETEQSVLNRGLGFLDELLKEHAGKHILLVSHGSFIRHLLRRLAPTLVQESNLKNTSVTRFTVNEGRWECELYNCTAHLSEV; this is encoded by the coding sequence ATGACACGTATAGCCCTGATCCGCCACGGAAGTACTGCATGGAATAAAGAAGGAAAAATGCAGGGCAGCACAGACATTCCCCTGGACACCGAAGGACTTGAACAAGCCCGCAAACTGGCTATCCGCCTGTCTGACGAACATTGGGACCTGATCTACACCAGTCAGCTGTCGCGCGCACGGCAAACCGGCGAGATCATCGCTGCCGGGCTGGGTATCACCGATGTACGCCAGGACCGGCGCCTGATGGAAGTATCCGGCGGCCAGACCGAAGGCACTACAGAAGCCGACAGGATCGCCCGCTGGGGCGCAGGCTGGCGACAGCTGGAGCTGGGCATGGAAACGGAACAGTCAGTACTGAACCGTGGCCTTGGCTTCCTGGATGAGCTGCTGAAAGAACATGCCGGAAAACATATTCTCCTCGTAAGCCATGGCTCCTTTATCCGCCATCTTCTACGCAGACTCGCACCTACCCTTGTACAGGAGTCAAACCTTAAAAACACCTCCGTTACGCGTTTTACAGTAAATGAAGGCCGCTGGGAATGTGAACTGTACAATTGTACAGCACACCTGAGCGAGGTATAG
- a CDS encoding response regulator transcription factor yields the protein MNHDIRLVIADDHEIFRDGLALMLSRQPDITLVGQANNGRELLELLETVEADVVMTDLKMPLMDGITATRTLLQRLPHIRIIALSMFDEEELIVEMLEAGAKGYLLKNADKHEIIEAINSVYEDNIFYCKQTSAKLASMIVRSRFNPSRDNAPVTFTDREKEIIRLICQQFTAQEIGEKIFLSKRTVEGHRTRILEKMNVKNTAGVVVFALKNNLISEAELL from the coding sequence ATGAATCACGACATCCGATTAGTGATAGCTGACGATCATGAGATTTTCCGTGATGGACTCGCACTAATGCTTTCGAGGCAACCTGACATTACCCTTGTGGGACAGGCCAACAATGGCAGGGAATTACTTGAACTACTTGAAACGGTCGAAGCTGATGTGGTCATGACCGATCTGAAAATGCCGCTGATGGATGGCATTACGGCCACCCGTACCCTCCTGCAGCGATTACCCCATATCAGGATCATCGCCCTCTCGATGTTCGATGAGGAAGAACTGATCGTGGAAATGCTGGAAGCAGGCGCCAAAGGCTACCTGTTGAAGAATGCCGACAAGCACGAGATCATTGAGGCTATCAACAGCGTGTATGAGGATAACATCTTCTACTGCAAACAGACATCCGCCAAACTGGCTTCCATGATCGTCAGAAGCCGTTTTAACCCCTCGCGCGACAATGCTCCTGTTACCTTTACCGACCGTGAAAAAGAGATCATCCGCCTTATCTGCCAGCAGTTTACCGCCCAGGAAATAGGTGAAAAGATCTTCCTGAGCAAACGCACGGTAGAGGGGCACCGTACCCGCATACTGGAAAAAATGAATGTAAAAAATACAGCCGGCGTAGTGGTATTTGCATTGAAAAACAATCTGATCAGCGAGGCTGAATTGCTTTGA
- a CDS encoding sensor histidine kinase: MDDKIFYITIFISVLIAVIILFFVVSIVLYHRRYIQLQRERITAEITILENERKRIAADLHDSMGPLLSTIKLNIHSIVVADERDQQVIAKSSGYIDEVIRGLRQISHNLLPATLERKGLTEALHEFIRQLSDKQPLEIKFHTSGQINIPPEKEIHIFRIIQEITHNTLKHAKATQLQIALTREQGFYLVLVRENGIGFDVKKARTESSGLGMKSLAIRTDILGGSLSIDSAPGQGTNYFVKIPVG; encoded by the coding sequence ATGGACGATAAAATATTCTATATCACGATATTTATTTCAGTGCTCATAGCTGTGATCATCCTATTCTTCGTGGTATCTATCGTATTGTATCACCGCCGTTATATACAGTTGCAGCGGGAGCGTATTACAGCCGAGATCACCATCCTGGAGAATGAACGGAAAAGGATTGCGGCAGACCTGCACGACAGTATGGGGCCCCTGCTGTCTACCATCAAACTGAACATTCACAGTATTGTCGTAGCCGATGAGCGGGACCAGCAGGTCATTGCGAAATCGTCCGGTTACATCGATGAAGTGATCCGCGGCCTCCGGCAGATCTCCCACAATCTCCTGCCTGCCACCCTGGAGCGCAAAGGCCTGACGGAAGCACTGCATGAATTCATCAGACAATTATCCGATAAGCAGCCCCTGGAAATCAAATTTCACACCTCGGGACAGATAAATATTCCACCGGAAAAAGAGATCCATATCTTCCGCATCATCCAGGAGATCACTCACAACACGCTGAAGCATGCAAAAGCCACACAGCTGCAGATCGCACTGACCCGGGAGCAGGGTTTCTACCTGGTACTGGTCAGGGAGAACGGGATCGGATTTGATGTTAAAAAAGCCAGGACGGAATCGTCCGGACTAGGCATGAAAAGCCTGGCCATCCGCACCGATATTTTAGGTGGATCATTATCTATTGACTCGGCACCTGGTCAGGGTACCAACTATTTCGTAAAAATTCCCGTGGGATAG
- a CDS encoding MarR family transcriptional regulator: MKKTSGFSPEQQLTSLDARLLLSLQRLSDMLKAIQWEQARILGITPLQLQILLFTGHHTAAVNKVAYIAMELQLSRPTVSDAAAALVSKGLLRIEDDLRDRRSYSFLLTDNGLEVLEQAEKYTADLYAIVGKRPLREKMNLYQSVFTIVAGLSNDKGGMQRTCYNCAHYEGNKKRQHGCGLLQKKLASAELQIDCMYHSTLS, translated from the coding sequence ATGAAAAAAACATCAGGGTTCAGTCCTGAGCAGCAACTGACCTCGCTTGATGCGCGGTTGTTATTATCCTTACAAAGGCTCAGCGACATGCTAAAAGCTATCCAGTGGGAACAGGCAAGGATCCTGGGAATCACCCCTTTACAGTTACAGATATTGCTTTTCACCGGTCATCATACGGCGGCAGTCAATAAAGTAGCATACATTGCTATGGAACTGCAACTCAGCCGTCCTACCGTCAGCGATGCTGCTGCAGCGTTGGTCAGCAAAGGACTGCTGCGCATTGAAGACGACCTGAGAGACAGGCGTAGTTATTCTTTCCTCCTTACAGACAACGGTCTCGAAGTGCTGGAACAGGCTGAAAAGTATACAGCAGACCTGTACGCTATTGTAGGGAAAAGACCCCTGCGGGAGAAAATGAACCTGTACCAGTCCGTCTTTACGATCGTTGCGGGATTAAGTAATGACAAAGGCGGAATGCAGCGTACGTGCTACAATTGCGCCCATTATGAAGGGAACAAAAAAAGACAGCATGGATGCGGCCTGCTTCAGAAAAAACTGGCGTCAGCAGAATTGCAGATAGATTGTATGTATCATTCTACGCTGTCGTAG
- a CDS encoding PLP-dependent aminotransferase family protein, giving the protein MKSYRHVQIQLSFNSKEPIYQQIKAYIINEIMRGRLLPGALLPGSRVLAQQLKVNRNTVILAYEQLTAAGWLTSQYKSGTRVSDSMPAGQKGPPGQEAPPKPSLHIPFRHVNISLSSSNPPGNYDIIFDDGRPDLNLIPVAEISRECRRLFQQENQRQIFSNITERGNELLLQEVNTMLNNDRGLAVTTENICITHGMQMALYLTAQTLLLPGDHVAVEHPGYQPAWHAFKIAGAQLHYIPSDQYGINIEQLEASCRTTRLKALYITPHHQYPTTTTLSVEKRMQLLALSKQYNFVIIEDDYDHEYHFHSHHIPLAGMEHADNVIYLGSVMHTLPISFVCGPAAFINSLSAYRSIVNHEGDPVLQQAVANLMAAGDIRRHIHNTRYVYMKRLELANSIIHSIFAGQAHYSRPQGGLAIWLQLHKEVEAAQLLRKVQSAGMNLVNPLSYYTPHYNSAPGLRLGYASLEEPLIIKGLGKLAKVIQQL; this is encoded by the coding sequence ATGAAGAGTTACAGACACGTGCAGATCCAGCTGTCGTTTAACAGCAAAGAGCCAATATACCAACAGATCAAAGCATATATCATTAATGAAATAATGCGTGGAAGGCTGCTTCCCGGGGCATTACTACCGGGCTCACGCGTGTTGGCCCAGCAACTGAAAGTGAACAGGAATACCGTTATTCTTGCATACGAGCAGCTGACCGCCGCCGGGTGGCTGACCTCTCAATATAAGAGCGGTACCCGGGTGAGCGACAGTATGCCGGCAGGCCAGAAAGGGCCACCCGGACAGGAAGCTCCTCCGAAACCCTCTTTGCATATCCCTTTCCGTCATGTGAACATCTCCCTTTCTTCATCCAATCCCCCCGGTAATTACGATATCATATTTGATGATGGCAGGCCAGACCTGAACCTCATCCCTGTTGCTGAGATCAGCCGGGAATGCCGGCGATTGTTCCAGCAGGAAAATCAGCGGCAGATATTCAGCAACATCACCGAAAGAGGAAATGAACTGCTGTTACAGGAAGTAAATACAATGCTGAACAACGACCGCGGACTGGCAGTTACTACGGAAAATATCTGCATTACCCACGGCATGCAGATGGCTTTATACCTGACCGCTCAAACCTTGTTGTTGCCGGGAGATCATGTTGCCGTTGAACATCCGGGATATCAGCCCGCATGGCATGCTTTTAAGATAGCCGGCGCACAACTACATTACATTCCTTCCGATCAGTACGGGATCAATATTGAGCAACTGGAGGCCAGCTGTCGTACTACACGTTTAAAAGCGCTGTACATCACGCCACATCACCAGTACCCAACCACCACTACCCTCTCCGTAGAAAAGCGGATGCAGTTACTGGCATTGAGCAAACAATACAACTTTGTGATCATTGAGGATGATTATGACCACGAGTACCACTTCCACTCACATCATATTCCCCTGGCGGGTATGGAGCATGCAGACAATGTGATCTACCTCGGATCGGTCATGCATACTCTACCCATCAGCTTTGTATGCGGACCGGCGGCCTTTATCAACTCCCTGTCGGCATACCGTAGTATTGTGAACCATGAAGGCGATCCTGTATTGCAACAGGCCGTTGCCAATCTCATGGCCGCTGGCGACATCCGCAGGCATATACACAATACCCGTTACGTATATATGAAAAGACTGGAACTGGCAAACAGTATCATACATTCCATCTTTGCCGGACAGGCGCATTACTCGCGCCCACAGGGAGGACTCGCCATCTGGCTGCAGTTACACAAAGAGGTGGAAGCAGCACAACTGCTCCGCAAGGTACAATCGGCCGGCATGAACCTGGTCAATCCCCTGAGCTACTATACACCACATTACAATAGCGCACCAGGCCTACGACTCGGCTATGCATCGCTCGAAGAACCACTGATCATTAAAGGGCTGGGAAAACTGGCAAAGGTGATACAACAATTATAA
- a CDS encoding ArsR/SmtB family transcription factor, with protein MDAVTIEKAANAIADKHRLSIILAASRQSAIQCCEITELTGLSQPTVSHHIKILVDSGLLIYDKTGRNVQLTINKEMMKFLSSFFGQLS; from the coding sequence ATGGATGCAGTTACGATAGAGAAAGCAGCAAATGCAATAGCTGATAAGCACCGGTTATCCATTATACTGGCAGCGTCCCGGCAATCAGCCATTCAGTGCTGTGAAATTACAGAACTTACAGGTTTGTCTCAACCCACTGTGTCTCATCATATTAAGATCCTGGTAGACAGTGGACTACTCATATATGATAAGACCGGCCGGAACGTTCAGTTAACCATTAACAAGGAGATGATGAAGTTCCTTTCTTCCTTTTTCGGACAGTTAAGCTGA
- a CDS encoding TetR/AcrR family transcriptional regulator produces MAQERNTEELIIEAAKKIFVKRGLAGARMQDIADEAGINKAMLHYYYRNKEKLFEIVFNEAFSKVIGRLGNILNQPMPLEEKIRTLVEHYITNIAETPYLPIFVLNEINQQPEMIVKRISSQPAFPDIMLFMKDIVEAGKKGIIKEVSPVQLFLNIVSMCIFPFVARPLIQGVFLQDNVQFDMLIEERKKLVGDVIISWLKP; encoded by the coding sequence ATGGCACAAGAAAGAAATACCGAGGAATTGATCATAGAAGCAGCCAAGAAGATCTTTGTAAAACGTGGTCTGGCCGGCGCACGTATGCAGGACATTGCAGATGAAGCAGGCATTAATAAAGCCATGTTGCACTATTACTACCGGAATAAGGAGAAACTGTTTGAAATAGTATTTAATGAAGCATTCTCAAAGGTAATTGGCAGGTTGGGCAATATCCTGAACCAGCCGATGCCACTGGAAGAGAAGATCAGGACACTGGTAGAGCATTATATCACTAATATTGCTGAAACGCCGTATCTGCCCATCTTTGTATTGAATGAGATCAACCAGCAACCGGAGATGATAGTGAAGAGGATCAGCTCGCAGCCTGCATTTCCCGACATTATGCTCTTTATGAAAGACATCGTCGAAGCGGGCAAAAAAGGGATCATCAAAGAGGTCAGCCCGGTGCAGTTATTCCTGAACATCGTATCCATGTGCATTTTTCCTTTTGTGGCCAGACCACTGATACAGGGCGTTTTCCTGCAGGACAATGTACAGTTTGATATGCTGATAGAAGAACGTAAAAAACTGGTGGGAGATGTCATTATCTCCTGGTTAAAGCCTTAA
- a CDS encoding TolC family protein: MMKYLVWAMLLCTTPVMAQTTLTLEDCYQLAQKNYPLIKQRELISRTGNYTVANAAKGYLPQLTFSGQATYQSQVVEIPFPGAPQLSKDQYKVQAEVTQTIFDGGNIHYQKELSRANTAIQQQQLEVNLYTVKDRVSQLFFGILLIDEQLRQNELRMEDIRSGIHKTEGAVNNGTALRSNLDELKAELLNTEQLRVQLKASRQAYLQVLALFINQPLDDQARLTRPAPTTMPAEIRRPELLLYDYQQRSYDVQEKQLKVSYLPKVSAFVQGSYGRPTLNFVSNDFGFYGLGGIRFSWGLGSLYTNKNSRQILHISKQEAEVRKETFLFDTRLSMTRQQIEAAQYNDLIRQDEEIIALRTSVKKAAVAQLENGVITSHDYISHVNAESQAKQNLILHEIQLLQVQYNNRNTSGN, encoded by the coding sequence ATGATGAAGTATCTCGTATGGGCCATGCTGTTATGCACTACGCCCGTCATGGCACAAACAACCCTGACATTGGAGGATTGTTACCAGCTGGCACAAAAGAACTACCCGCTTATTAAACAGCGGGAGCTGATCAGCAGGACCGGCAATTATACGGTGGCCAATGCAGCCAAAGGTTATCTGCCGCAACTGACCTTCTCGGGGCAGGCTACGTACCAGTCGCAGGTTGTGGAGATCCCTTTCCCCGGTGCTCCCCAGCTAAGTAAAGACCAGTATAAGGTACAGGCGGAAGTAACGCAGACCATTTTCGATGGAGGGAATATCCATTACCAGAAAGAGCTGAGCAGGGCTAATACGGCTATTCAGCAGCAACAGCTGGAGGTGAACCTGTATACCGTAAAAGATAGGGTGAGCCAGCTCTTTTTCGGCATCCTCCTGATCGATGAGCAGCTGCGACAGAACGAATTGCGGATGGAGGATATCCGGAGCGGGATACACAAAACCGAAGGCGCCGTAAACAATGGTACTGCTCTTCGCAGTAACCTGGATGAGCTGAAAGCGGAATTACTGAACACCGAACAATTGCGTGTGCAGCTGAAAGCCAGCCGGCAGGCCTACCTGCAGGTACTGGCACTGTTTATCAACCAGCCGCTGGATGATCAGGCCCGCCTCACCAGGCCTGCGCCCACTACCATGCCTGCAGAGATCCGCCGGCCTGAATTGCTCCTGTACGACTATCAGCAGCGCAGTTATGATGTACAGGAAAAGCAACTGAAAGTTAGTTATCTGCCTAAGGTCAGCGCTTTTGTACAGGGTAGTTACGGGCGGCCAACGCTGAATTTTGTGAGTAATGATTTTGGGTTTTATGGACTGGGAGGCATCCGCTTCAGCTGGGGATTAGGCAGCCTTTATACCAATAAGAACAGCCGGCAGATACTGCATATCAGTAAGCAGGAAGCGGAGGTACGCAAGGAGACCTTCCTGTTCGACACCCGGCTCTCCATGACCCGGCAGCAGATAGAAGCAGCTCAGTATAATGACCTTATCCGGCAGGATGAAGAGATCATTGCATTGCGTACTTCCGTTAAAAAGGCCGCCGTAGCGCAACTGGAAAATGGTGTGATCACTTCACATGATTACATCAGTCATGTGAACGCTGAAAGTCAGGCGAAGCAAAATCTCATCCTGCACGAGATCCAGCTGCTGCAGGTACAATACAATAACAGAAATACATCCGGTAACTAA
- a CDS encoding HlyD family secretion protein → MKYLSISVLFCLLAACSGRETEADASGNFEADEVIVSAQQNGQLLSFTVQEGDTLREGAIVGQIDVNGLALQKEQAEATINALREKTTDPQPQLALVRKQLAVQESQLKQLLHEQQRTENLVKADAATPKQLDDINAQVDQLQKQLIVTRQQLTVNETSVADKNRSVLSEKGPLQKSLARYDDEIRKGVIVNPVKGTVLARYALQGEMAVVGKALYKIADTDTLLLKAYVTGTQLPEIKLGQSVKVLIDAGKKDYKTYPGVISYVSGKSEFTPKTIQTKEERANLVYAIKIRVPNDGYLKIGMFAITQFH, encoded by the coding sequence ATGAAATACTTATCTATTTCCGTGCTCTTTTGCCTGCTGGCTGCCTGTTCAGGCAGGGAAACGGAGGCAGACGCTTCAGGCAATTTTGAGGCTGATGAAGTGATCGTGTCTGCACAACAGAACGGACAACTGCTGTCATTTACCGTACAGGAAGGAGATACCCTGCGCGAAGGAGCTATTGTAGGACAGATAGACGTCAACGGCCTGGCCTTACAGAAAGAACAGGCGGAGGCTACTATCAATGCTTTGAGAGAAAAGACCACAGATCCGCAGCCGCAACTGGCGCTGGTACGTAAACAGCTGGCCGTGCAGGAGTCGCAGCTAAAGCAGTTACTGCATGAACAGCAACGTACGGAGAACCTGGTAAAGGCAGATGCCGCCACACCAAAACAACTGGATGATATCAATGCGCAGGTGGACCAGTTACAGAAACAGCTTATCGTCACCCGCCAGCAGTTGACAGTAAACGAAACCAGTGTTGCTGACAAGAACAGGAGTGTATTGAGTGAGAAAGGCCCCTTGCAGAAATCATTGGCCCGCTATGATGACGAGATCAGGAAAGGAGTGATTGTAAACCCGGTAAAAGGCACTGTGCTGGCAAGATATGCGTTACAGGGCGAGATGGCGGTGGTAGGAAAAGCATTGTACAAGATAGCAGATACAGATACCCTGCTGCTGAAAGCATATGTCACCGGAACGCAACTGCCGGAGATCAAACTGGGACAGTCAGTAAAGGTATTGATCGATGCGGGGAAGAAAGATTACAAGACCTATCCTGGTGTGATATCTTATGTTTCCGGCAAGTCGGAGTTTACGCCTAAAACCATCCAGACAAAAGAAGAACGCGCCAATCTTGTGTATGCTATCAAGATCCGCGTTCCGAATGATGGTTATCTGAAAATAGGCATGTTTGCCATCACTCAATTCCATTGA